A region of Centropristis striata isolate RG_2023a ecotype Rhode Island chromosome 17, C.striata_1.0, whole genome shotgun sequence DNA encodes the following proteins:
- the LOC131989097 gene encoding myelin-oligodendrocyte glycoprotein-like, whose translation MPLLDLFGFWLSVFLCSLPVTTGQSNLICSSQPIVALAGDDVVLPCRLDPPTTATFRAVEWTKPGLDPDYVHVHQDGRLAYQGQNPQFKYRTTLFLDQLINGNVSLKLLRVKVSDAGKYRCFIPSLWKEAFIQVTVGQSHKDFFIASSSGCTASIVLCVLFGVMLVLAVSFIVWKWRQNKSGEQKPYLTFLIMRFSINQTYETTSLTVLYNSAKPQESVTARSSRV comes from the exons ATGCCTCTGCTCGACTTGTTTGGATTCTGgctctctgtcttcctctgcAGCCTCCCAGTGACCACAG GTCAGTCAAATCTGATTTGTTCGTCTCAACCAATCGTAGCTCTCGCTGGTGATGATGTTGTCCTACCATGTCGCCTTGATCCTCCCACCACTGCCACTTTCAGGGCAGTGGAGTGGACCAAACCTGGTTTAGACCCAGACTACGTCCATGTCCACCAAGATGGCCGACTGGCGTATCAGGGTCAGAACCCTCAGTTTAAATACCGCACGACTCTGTTTCTGGATCAGCTGATCAACGGAAACGTCTCCCTGAAACTCCTCAGAGTGAAAGTCTCTGATGCAggaaaatacagatgtttcaTTCCTTCATTGTGGAAGGAAGCTTTCATCCAAGTCACCGTTGGTCAGTCACACA aGGATTTCTTCATAGCTTCTTCCTCTGGTTGTACAGCCTCTATCGTCCTTTGTGTGCTGTTTGGCGTCATGTTAGTCTTGGCAGTCAGCTTTATTGTCTGGAAATGGAGACAGAACAAATCTGGTGAGCAAAAAccatatttgacttttttaataatgcGTTTTTCTATCAATCAAACTTATGAGACAACAAGTTTAACAGTTCTGTATAACTCTGCTAAACCACAGGAGTCAGTAACAGCACGGAGCAGCAGAGTTTGA